CCTCTTGTATGCTGATATAGCAATGGACCCATGAGTTACTAAAAGGAATGGGTGGGCATGGCCACATCGATGTGATTGCTGGGGCACCACCAACACCAGCATCTTCGAATGTGGTGGGAATGGGAATGATGTTGTCTCCATCTCCATATAAGCAGGTACTACCAGTTGGCTTCTGCCGCCGCAGGCTGCTTACAACTGGTACTTGTTCACCGCAGCTACCCCTGCCTTGACTGGAGCCTTTGCAGCCACCATCAACACCTGTACTGCGACTGCTAGCATAAGCTCCTTTAGATGAAATCTCTACGTGTAAATATTTGGCAATTCCAACATGCAAGAGCGACCTAAGAAGCCTTGCATCCCCTAGGAAGATGTAGACATGAAAGTTGGTGGGTGCCCGTCGTCCACTGCACGGctctattgttgttgttgttgaagatGGTGGTGGCAACCCCACACTTTCATCGTCATCACTGTCCTCTATTGTTGGTGGGTACCCCACACTTTCATCGTCATCACTGTCCTCTATTGTTAGTGGGTACCCCACACTTTCATCGTCATCACTGTCCTCTATTGTTGGTGGGTACCCCACACTTTCATGGTCATCACTGTCCTCTATTGTTGTCTGGGTGGTGTCCATGCGCAGCACCTCTAGTTCTAGCTTATTATTGCCTTCCTGAGGCCATAGTATTGCACAGAGCTTCTCACATCCCATTAAGAAGAGCCGCCTCAAGCGTGAGGCTTGGATTGCACTGAGGTCGAGGGTTTTCACCGCTGTACCTGACAAGTCCAGCTCTAGGAGGTTCCTAAACAATCCTCTCAGCAGCAGAGTCTCAAATTTGGCACATGCTCGGAAGGAGAAGCTCTTCATCTTTGTGTCAGCATAGCCGCAGGTGAAGCTAAATGACTCTAGAGACGGAGGTAGGGCGTCATGGCCAAGTTTCTCCATCTCAGCACAACCATCAAGGATGATCGTCTTGAGGCTTGAAGTTGACAGGTCCGGGAAGAATAATGCTGCTACCACCGATGATGGCACGCCAGGCTCGGATGTCACTTGAGGCTTGCTACGGTTGAGCAGCCAGTAGCTGTTGCTCTTGACACCAAAATGACGGTGGTGTAGTTGGCTTATGCTCCAGTTCTTGACTCCCTTCACGCTCAACTCCCTCAGTTCAGTCATTAGGTCCATCATTTCTTTTGATAGCAACCAATACCAATCTGTGTAACTTAGATCCAGCACCCATAGCTTCCGAAAACAAGCACCACTGTCATGGTTGTTGTGTTCATGATGCTCCTCGTCACCACCATGGTTTGACGACATGTCCTTATTTTTGCAATGGTCAAGCAAAAGGAATCTTAGGTtgctgcagctaaggaaaggAGGCCGTGAAAAACTGAATGTACAGTAGGACAGATGTATCACACTCAGCAGCATGCTCCTATCTGAATGATCGAATATGCCAGCTTCTAGTGTTGTTGTAGCATTGTTGTTGTCAACCAATGGTCCAGCTCCAGCCCCTGAACAGAAAAAGGATGTCACCTGAGGTGGCACTTGTGCTACTGCTATGTCATAGTGCTTGCCTTCCTTTTCCTTGTGATGCTGTTGATAATGTACATTTTTTCGGTTGGCTGAAACCCAACGGTCACAACACTCCCACTGTTTACAACACAATCCAATGACATCACGGATGTTCACCACCCAAATCGGATGCCAATCTATCTGCAAGTTCATGTTCCTATGCAGGGCATCAGCAATCTCCCATGCTGATCTGTTTCCATTATTGGTGGTCTGTGTCTGTATGATCCCATCGCACACCCAGTAGTTGGCTGCATGGGTGGTCCAGTCAATGCCATAGTTTTCGCCTCTCATCAGCACCGTATACAAGAAGCACTCCATGGCAATCTTAGGGCTCAAGTCTGGTTCAGGCATACCAATGTAACTGGTTACCTCCATAGCCTCTGCGTGTAGGAGAGACACCAATCTATCAAATATCAAGTCACTAGACAAATCAGCACTTATAGCAAAATCACTCATCCCAGCTAACTTCTTCACATCCTCATCTTGTATGCCATGAAGGCGGAACCTGCCGCGGGAAGTCCAAAGCACCCTCTTGCCTAAAAGCCCTATTACAGGGACACCACACTCTGACAAATCAATGTACTCGCCGCTCCCATTATGGAAGACCACCAGGAATCTGTGGTTATATAGATTGTCCATGATTGCCTTCGTGACAAGTGGTATCACGCCTCTAGCACTCTCCTCCACCCCATCAAAATTATCCGCCTCATCATAATGGTCGAAGATGGCCATCATATGCTGGGGAAGCTGCAGCTCCTCTGCAATTGCCTTCTGCAAAGCTCTCTTGCTTTGCCACAGTGAGCAATCAATGTGGATGATTTTGTCCAAGCCTGTTGTCAACCCAGTAGTAGACCctcgtgatgatgatgatctaagTCGCTTGACAATTGCTTTAAGGACGGCGGATGCCCCCAATCCAAACCAGCCATCAAAGTATGCCAAGCTTCTTCCCATGCCGGTACCCTCAAGGAAACTAATTATCTCCGTTGCTGCATCAGCGATGCTATCTGCCTTGATCAAGATCTCCTGAAATGGTGGTCAATACCAATTAATTAGACAAGTCTAGCATACATGTCCTATGTCATATGTTATTAACCACAGTGATCAATTACACAGCCTTCACATGTCAAATAAATATTATAAATACTTAAATATACATTTAGATAGATGGAGGAATATTCTTTATATATTGCCAGCATTAAGCAAACATTCAAACTCAGTGTCTGCTAACAATGAAATCTCTTTTAGAAAATGTATATATGTAAGAAAAAAACTGATTTGGTTTTAATTTACACATGCAAAAGAGCATCAATGGATTCATGTACTATTAAAATTAAGTGATTCAATAAGTATGCTAAAAAATACAGCtgataaatatataaatatttaatTTGTGTGTAATTCTATGTGTAAAAGCCGTACAATATGAGTTGAGTGCGCATTGTATTTGTATGGTCACCGAGTGATCATTCTCATTTCAAGTTACAAAGGAAGATCGGAAGTCACTCATCTATGGTTTACCTCTGCTGGCATGATGAATCAACTTGTTGCCCGGCCGGTTCTCAAGCTATCTAGCTCTTGCTTAATTGTAAGTTATGCATCCAACTCCAGATTTTGAACGCAAACACCCTACATATAGGTAGCATCAGTTAACCTCCAGAGGTAAGAGGTAGCATAAATAGTGTATCAACGATAGGTAGAAAAGCCAACAGCTAGAAAAGCATCTTGGCAAACGATGACCAGGAACATTCCCTCTTGGCACATGTGACTGTGCGTCCAGTGCTAGTACATGTGCAACCTTGTATGACCCACACGTGCCATACACCACATGTATGCACCCCTTACCTGCAAGTGACCGTGTCCATGAAGGTGAGCttgataccatttgtaacaccGTGAGTCCAAAATGGCTTAGATCCAGTATGCACAGAGTGAACTACAGACACTACTATCAACCCACTTATGCTCTCGTACTTGCTTCACATAAAAGGGTTAACCCAGGGTTGGAGACAACATGAACTCTAGAAGCCCCCAAGTGTTGTTGTGGACTGGGGTTGGGGAACAACACGAGGTGTGCATGTTTGAGTTTGTTCTCATGTGAGGCAACACACAAGTTGATGCAGCAAGTTTTCTCAATGGATGCCAAGGTGGATGGCCGTTTGGATATTGGGCCAAACCAATTCTCGGTAGGGAAGTTTATTGCTACAATGTCAGTGAAGAAATTCTTATTAGAATCCCCATGCTCCTCTACCACTATGCTACGATTGTCGAATGAGATCAATGATCAGCGGATGATGTCCTCCCATGCTTTtatagatgggaactcaatcaATATTGCATCAGACAATGAGGGACAAAAGGTGcacgagaggggggggggggggggggtggcaaGCATGCTAGACCACCGCACTGAGGATCTACATCATGGCACCAGCAAGTACGAAACTTTAGCACAATCTTAGAAATGGTCTTGTTGGAGATGTACAATCTCATGGTGGAAGCTCAACTATGTGGGGACTGTAGTAGGGACAACAACAAAGGCTAAATAGTCTGATCAAAGTCGGTGGAGGTGTTGTCCAGGTCATCCTCATCTG
The nucleotide sequence above comes from Miscanthus floridulus cultivar M001 chromosome 18, ASM1932011v1, whole genome shotgun sequence. Encoded proteins:
- the LOC136524662 gene encoding uncharacterized protein — its product is MPAEEILIKADSIADAATEIISFLEGTGMGRSLAYFDGWFGLGASAVLKAIVKRLRSSSSRGSTTGLTTGLDKIIHIDCSLWQSKRALQKAIAEELQLPQHMMAIFDHYDEADNFDGVEESARGVIPLVTKAIMDNLYNHRFLVVFHNGSGEYIDLSECGVPVIGLLGKRVLWTSRGRFRLHGIQDEDVKKLAGMSDFAISADLSSDLIFDRLVSLLHAEAMEVTSYIGMPEPDLSPKIAMECFLYTVLMRGENYGIDWTTHAANYWVCDGIIQTQTTNNGNRSAWEIADALHRNMNLQIDWHPIWVVNIRDVIGLCCKQWECCDRWVSANRKNVHYQQHHKEKEGKHYDIAVAQVPPQVTSFFCSGAGAGPLVDNNNATTTLEAGIFDHSDRSMLLSVIHLSYCTFSFSRPPFLSCSNLRFLLLDHCKNKDMSSNHGGDEEHHEHNNHDSGACFRKLWVLDLSYTDWYWLLSKEMMDLMTELRELSVKGVKNWSISQLHHRHFGVKSNSYWLLNRSKPQVTSEPGVPSSVVAALFFPDLSTSSLKTIILDGCAEMEKLGHDALPPSLESFSFTCGYADTKMKSFSFRACAKFETLLLRGLFRNLLELDLSGTAVKTLDLSAIQASRLRRLFLMGCEKLCAILWPQEGNNKLELEVLRMDTTQTTIEDSDDHESVGYPPTIEDSDDDESVGYPLTIEDSDDDESVGYPPTIEDSDDDESVGLPPPSSTTTTIEPCSGRRAPTNFHVYIFLGDARLLRSLLHVGIAKYLHVEISSKGAYASSRSTGVDGGCKGSSQGRGSCGEQVPVVSSLRRQKPTGSTCLYGDGDNIIPIPTTFEDAGVGGAPAITSMWPCPPIPFSNSWVHCYISIQEDELRTGLPQEETNNVAATTTLPDFVHDKARTLYLHDSLFVTCIPGHTSPSAIDLGWGSLWWCRLERCPNLQGTVFSGPRIGGRFNVFAVLKAFWASQLPKARYIWDWSMSSFRPGYWSFNDLVFLHLENCPRLLHVLPLCPSNNRGCYSLETLEIICCGDLREVFPLLDPAESEQQQIIKPRSFPSLRRIHLHELSMLRRICGRMMFAPNLEIVRIRGCWGLKHLPAVVRRSPAVSVKDENVSVPEVDCEKEWWDSLEWDGEKADHHPSHYKPTHSSYYKKTLHRASVLR